A single window of Periophthalmus magnuspinnatus isolate fPerMag1 chromosome 9, fPerMag1.2.pri, whole genome shotgun sequence DNA harbors:
- the LOC117376207 gene encoding perforin-1-like, translated as MRVLCLVLLCAAVCCGQLRVFNLRAKGLPQDSLGITDGYVRVICRNDLVGQTSVRKNTVDPWWKEEFMYYSAVENSTLKLEVHDEDLIWDDLVGTCLSQVQFGTHQNQCALEKGGMLYYDYTLS; from the coding sequence ATGAGGGTCCTCTGTCTCGTGCTcctgtgtgctgctgtgtgctgtggCCAATTGCGGGTGTTTAACCTGAGGGCCAAGGGTCTCCCGCAAGACAGTCTGGGTATTACTGACGGGTATGTCCGGGTCATCTGTCGGAATGACCTGGTGGGACAGACGTCTGTGAGGAAGAACACCGTTGACCCCTGGTGGAAGGAAGAGTTCATGTACTACTCAGCCGTGGAGAACTCCACCCTCAAACTGGAGGTCCACGACGAGGACCTGATCTGGGACGACCTGGTGGGGACTTGCCTGTCCCAAGTCCAGTTTGGGACCCACCAGAATCAGTGTGCGCTGGAGAAGGGAGGCATGCTGTACTACGACTACACCCTCAGCTAG